The Vanrija pseudolonga chromosome 1, complete sequence genomic sequence gcggcgctcgagtcgcGAGCGGTTTGTCGCCTCTCAATCCGAAACGCCTGGGATCCGGGCACGCGGCAGCTCCAGCACTGGtgggtgctggcggtgccgtGGCTAGCCTCCATCAACAGGGTCTCATGCGAGCAATGAGTCCCCCGCCGGTTCCAGCGGGCCGCAGCAAGCGGCTGCCTGCTCCTGGAGCCACGCGCCGATCGTAGATATTGAGCTTTCATTGTTAATAGCGCGTGCGGGGGGCCAGTTTACGCTGTAGAGAGAGCAAGTGTGCGGATGTACCCCAAGCATGGGCCTTTGACTGCGGCGTTGTGTTGGTCGCTTGGCACGGCGCGACATGTCCGCTGACGGACTTGTTCGGTGGTCGAAGCGGATATAGCAGAGGGCACTGTCACTGTAGAGGTCGAGTTGATGCAGGGTGCAGTGCCAGGGCCGGGCGGGTGTGGGCCGGCACTTCGGGCCGGCGGGTCCTCGGTCCGTTCGCTCCGTTGGTCCGTGGCGGGCACCACCCCACCTGGAGTTGTGTTGGGCCTGCAATAAAACCGCATCGTGTCGACTGACCCCCACTCTCTCCCTCCTTCCCCCCCATCCATCACGTACACATACGCCAAAATGTCTGTTCCTACCGAGTTCAAGCTCAACAACGGCACCACCatccccgccgtcggcctcggcacgtGGAAGTCGGAGCCCGGACAGGTCACCCAGGCGTGAGTttgtcgcgtcgtcggcttgCCGTGGGCGGTTTTGCTGACTTTCCCCAcagcgtcgagcacgccatCAAGTCGGGCTACAAGCACATTGACGGTGCCCTCTGCTACggcaacgaggccgaggtcggcgccggcatcaAGGCATCGGGCGTTGACCGCAAGGACCTTTTCATCACCTCGAAGCTGTGAGTTGGGCGGCCAGGAGCGGTCGCAACGGTCGCAACGTCGAGCTGTGGCTGACTCTTTTTCCCCAGCTGGTGCACGTACcacgaccgcgtcgaggagggcctgAACCAGacgctcaaggacctcggcaCCGACTACCTCGACCTGTACCTCATCCACTGGCCTGTCCGCACCGTCGAGAACGGCACCAACAAGCTCTTCCCCGTCAAGGAGGACGGCTCGCGCAACATTGACCGCGAGTGGGACCAGGGCAAGACGTGGGCGCAGATggaggccgtgctcgcctcgggcaaggtcaaggcgaTTGGCGTGTCCAACTTCTCTGAGCTctacctcgagcgcctgAGCAAGACGTGGAAGGTCGTCCCCGCCGTCAACCAGGTCGAGCTGCACCCTTACAACCCGCAGCACTCGCTCAAGAAGTACTGCGAGTCCAAGGGCATCAAGCTGCAGGCGTACTCGCCTCTCGGATCCAACGACTCGCcgctgcacgccgagcccgtgctcgtcgagatcGCCGCCAAGCACAACGTCGCCCCCGCGACCGTGCTCATCTCGTACCAGGTCaaccgcggcgtcgtcgtcctccccaAGTCGGTCACGCCCAAGCGCATCGAGGACAACCTCAAGGTCatcaagctcgacgccgacgacctcgccaagctcgacggcctcgccgccgccggcaagcagcagcgcgtcgtctcGCCCCCCTGGGGCACCGACCTCGGCTTTGTCGACTGGTTCGGCCCCGACAACAAGAACGCGCCCGCCGGCACCGTTCTCGAGTCCAAGGGTGAGACGTTTTAGACAGGTAGCTAGCGTAGCAGCCTTGTAATGCAGCATTGTACATGAGCGagtggggcgcggcgcgcggcgcataGTGCAGGCAGGGGTTTTATCTAGGCCCGTGCGCACCATGTGGACAGTGCACATCCTTTCATCAGCCAGGTGGCTGCGAGGCTGCGAGGCTGGCTGCCACTGGTGGCCCTCTCTGATGGTGGCAAGTCGTCACTGGGGTCGCCAacactggctggctggagTATGCATTCTCTGGGTGTGCATCCGTGTGCCCATCACCACACGCATGCATCCAGCCCATACAGCCGTCCTCTAGCTTCGGCATTCACGTGGTTCCCGCACTACACCCACGCACGGACTGGCAAGGCAGGCGGGATCAAttcgtcgctcgccgcgcagggaggggagggaaggaacgccctgccgcctgccgccgcatCAACAGCCATGTTGCCATTGTTGTGTCTCGCGCTCGCTTTCGTCCGTCGCGACCACTGTGActcttgctcgctcgctcgcagcagcacgcaTCGGTATCCCATCCCCCTCGCATCAACACTCACACACTACGCACCGCATCCCTCCTCTTGTACTCTCCATACGCAGCCAGATTGATTTTCCCTgttcccccctcccctcccccctccctcggcgcgccaAAGCGTAagtccaccaccaccacccagatTCGGGCTGCCTAGTTTATTACCGAATTAAcacccgcccgctcgcccggcTCCGTAGTTGTTGATTGTGGCAACAACCCTACATAACTAGCCACACACAACATGTCCCGCGCACGTATCGTcaacggccgcctcgccgccggcgcagacAACGAGCAAGGTGAGGACGGTGGTGCATATGCACGCTGGACGGACGGCGACTGACGCGACGACTTGCTTTGTATTGTATTCCCTGCTTCTGATCGATCCCCTGCCATCACACcacaccccctcctcccccgcagCCATGACACAAGCCTGGCACCAGATTGTCGACACGCTCCGGCGGCTGCCGAGTGCCGCGGCGGGGAGAAcaggcaacgacgacgaccgcaaGGCGGCCATCCTGGAGAAGGagacgctcgacctcgcgctcgagcggctcgagtACCTCAtcgagctgcgcaagggcGGCAACGCGCAAACAACAACCGAGACGCTCACGCCCCGCGTGTCCCCCGCGCCAGGCGACGGGCTGATGACCCCGCCGTCGGGCGGGGGGCTGAAGCGCAAGCGGCGGCCAAGTGCGGGGGTCAGCGCGagccccgcgccggcgcccgtcgcgccgcagaGCACCGAGAGCGTGCTCTCGTCcatcccctcccccctgGCCGGCGGACgggccggcacgccgctgtCCTCGCGCGAGCCAAAGCAGCGCAGAATCGACATTGCCGAccagctgccgctgcgggcCGGCAGACGCATCGCCGCCAAGTCCAAGACGGAGGAGGAGTGGATCCTCGCCATGGTCCGCAAGACGATCGGCGGCGACAAGACGCGGTACGAGGTgcaggacgccgacgacgggacCAAGTGGGTGACGTCGCTGCGGAGTATCATCCCCCTGCCGGACCGcgaggcgccgccgggcAGCTCGAGCCACCCGAGCAACCTCGAGGACTTTCCCCGCGGCTcgagcgtgctcgcgctgTACCCCGACACGACGTCATTCTACCAGGCGACAGTCGTGTCCGCCCCGCTGCCGGGCACGGGCatgggcctcggcgtgcgcggcggcaacgggcgcgccgacccgggcgccaaggccggcgtgTACAGGCTCTCgtttgtcgacgacggcgacaacgtcCCCGAGGTGGACAGGGATCTCGTCGTCTTGGTGAGTTGCGCTGTGGGGTGGAGCTGACGCCACAAAGCTGCCCAAGGACAAGTAGTGtgcaggcggggcggggcggggctgtGTAGGATCTACGGGTTGTAGGAGTAGTCATGCATCTATCTTacatcggcggcggggtggggtggcggGGTGTGGCGTCGCATTCGGTGGAGCTCGTCCCGCCGTGTCCACCGTCGTCAGTCGATGCATCCACCTCCACGGATGCTCTGCTGAGCTCTATGTACTCTGTCAGACTTCTTCTCATCGAACAACTCCTAGATGGGCTCATTGAGCGAGGTTTGCACGATGCAAGGGACCGAGCTCGCCTCAAGTCCGGTCACCtttgccctcgtcgccgatcCATCAACGCCGATCACCGGACAGCCACACTATCGCCCtctcctcgctgcgctctTCTCAACTGATCTATTGTCCAGTATCACGCTGTACTCCTCTTTCATTGTCCGGCAAGTGGAACACGCTCACAACGCGTGTCGACGGCGGTCAACTCCTCTACCAAACGGAGCAGACCTCCATCAGAATCCACCTCAACATCCCATTCTCGCCACTCACGCCACTTCTTCTCGTTCCCACTTCATAGCTTACTCTTCTTCCACTCCCTCACACCCACAACTGACGCACGCTCGAGTTACTCGCATCTGTGGCGCAGAGTGCTGACCGTTGTTCGCcgtggcgccggtggcgatCCACCTCGCTCCGCCCAGTCCAACCCGTCGTCACACCTCCCCTTGCCCACACGCACAGTGCCGTGCATTGTCCACTATGCGCAACGAGCCCACTCAGCTCTCCACAGTACTATGTACTAACATTAACGGGCCCAGCCAGCTGAGCCCGCTCTAATCACATTATTGTCTGTCTGATGTTGCTACTAAAGATCGGTATGATACAACTGAATGATGAACCCAAGGCCCAACGCAACGCTACTTGGCCCAAACTCTCTCGTACGAAGGGATCGGCCCCCCGACGTGCCATGACGCGTCGGCGATACCAGCGCTGCGGAGCCAGAGGACGCCGCTCGCACCGACGGGTCCGCCGTCTCTCAACTGCAGTAACGCgggcggcttgggcgcgaATGCGAATCTGCACGCGTCAGCTCCCtgcctcgtctcgtcgccacTCGTGGCATCCAAGCCCCCACGCACAAGTTCGCGTCAACCACAGCCCCCGAAGTCGCCGGCATACGCGCCATGATCATGATCgcgagcgacagcgccgcgagggtAACGCCGATCGCGAGCGCGTGTGCCAGTGTGACGCGGCGtgacacgacgcgcgcgaggtggaaTGTGCCGAGTGCAAGAGTGGTGACGGCAGGCCAGCGGGCACGGAGGAGGATCTTGGCCTCGCTGCGAGGTGTGAGCGTGGGGAAGAGAGGCGGGGCGTAACCGCGCGGCTACGCCAGCCCGACTCACTCGGTACCGCCGGGCGCTGCGGAGGAAAGTTGCGAGACGCAGTACGCGTCCACtgcgaggagagcgagcaTGACGGCCCCGAGGGGGACACGGGCGAGCATGAGTGCCGCTGCGGTGACGGTGGCGACTGGGGTGAGTGAGCAATGCGCAAGATACAACTACTCACTTGCAagacgcgcgccgctcgacgtcgtgttATACGGGAGGGTCCCCTTTGAATGTCAGCCAGCTGCGGTCTAGCGCGCCACACGGCGACCGCAACGGGGTCTAACCCACCTCGGCGTAGTAGCCTTGTGATGGGCGTGGTCGCctcgacatggtggtggtggtagtggtggtgagtATGAGAAAGAGACAAGGATGCATGTCGTCGTGCAAGATAATGTATggcacgccgctcgctcgcgccgtgTGTGTGGCCACCGACAACACgaccgcaccgcaccgcaccccacgcaccaccccgaccccaCCCTTTCGCCGTGCCGCAATCGTCAGACGTGTGGGGTTGGTTGTGCCGCTGCTCTCTTCTGGCCGCGAGCGTAAAGCGTAAAAGCAAGCGTAATCGCAAGACAAAGCGCGTAAGGCTAGCCTAGTCCGCTTGCGGCCAGCGACACCGGCGACGCTTTCGCTCTCGCTCCCCACCGCAgcagcgctcgctcgctcgcccaccAGCACCGCTGCCGTACACACGCGACTAGCGCAAACGCCCCGATGCTCGCGATACGTGCCGTTtcgccggcgacgggcgtgcgtgcgtgcgacATGTGATGCTGTGAGCCGAAGCCGCG encodes the following:
- the gar1_1 gene encoding D-galacturonate reductase, with amino-acid sequence MSVPTEFKLNNGTTIPAVGLGTWKSEPGQVTQAVEHAIKSGYKHIDGALCYGNEAEVGAGIKASGVDRKDLFITSKLWCTYHDRVEEGLNQTLKDLGTDYLDLYLIHWPVRTVENGTNKLFPVKEDGSRNIDREWDQGKTWAQMEAVLASGKVKAIGVSNFSELYLERLSKTWKVVPAVNQVELHPYNPQHSLKKYCESKGIKLQAYSPLGSNDSPLHAEPVLVEIAAKHNVAPATVLISYQVNRGVVVLPKSVTPKRIEDNLKVIKLDADDLAKLDGLAAAGKQQRVVSPPWGTDLGFVDWFGPDNKNAPAGTVLESKGETF
- the SGF29B gene encoding SAGA-associated factor 29 B codes for the protein MSRARIVNGRLAAGADNEQAMTQAWHQIVDTLRRLPSAAAGRTGNDDDRKAAILEKETLDLALERLEYLIELRKGGNAQTTTETLTPRVSPAPGDGLMTPPSGGGLKRKRRPSAGVSASPAPAPVAPQSTESVLSSIPSPLAGGRAGTPLSSREPKQRRIDIADQLPLRAGRRIAAKSKTEEEWILAMVRKTIGGDKTRYEVQDADDGTKWVTSLRSIIPLPDREAPPGSSSHPSNLEDFPRGSSVLALYPDTTSFYQATVVSAPLPGTGMGLGVRGGNGRADPGAKAGVYRLSFVDDGDNVPEVDRDLVVLLPKDK